From a single Miltoncostaea oceani genomic region:
- a CDS encoding VWA domain-containing protein, with product MSPARIITLALAALLIIGGLIVGLSGGGGPGGAQPASPGSGPGALALGGGVVVDLAYSPEKELLLAPLLERFNASGVEVAGKPVQVRGQVVSSGDAAARIVDGRLTPTLWSPSSSLWGRLVNHRADAALVPDENSSLVRTPLVIAMPEPMARALGWPDTPLGWQDILAEATGGRGWAAHGHPEWGRFKFGQTNPDFSTSGLSATAAEYLVGAQKSEGLTLADVTRPKVRKFVSGIQSSVVHYGDTTLFFAEQLKTYGPTYVSAIAMEEATLIDYNTRLASDGQKLVAIYPKEGTFWSDNPLIIPDAPWVDEEEREGARLLVEFLTAEIDPGTAGKFGFRPSDPDVAAVAPVSAANGVNPAEPTRLLSLPEPKVLSAILDAWRADRKPARIEVVLDISGSMNDGGKLRSAKEGLVRFLELLQPRDEVSLSVFSDRPTVVQEPVSMEKGRAALISRIRALGADGGTAVYDATAEAATRINATADDSRISAVVVLTDGADNESSLSAEALRDQLSAGTGSEGRGVRIFTIAYGDGAEKDTLEAIAKAGAGRAYSGDPTTIERVYIQISSFF from the coding sequence ATGTCGCCTGCTCGCATCATCACTCTCGCGCTCGCCGCGCTCCTGATCATCGGAGGCCTCATCGTCGGCCTGAGCGGGGGAGGAGGGCCCGGTGGCGCGCAGCCCGCTTCCCCCGGATCCGGCCCCGGGGCGCTCGCACTCGGCGGGGGCGTCGTCGTCGACCTCGCCTACTCGCCGGAGAAGGAGCTGTTGCTGGCGCCCCTGCTCGAGCGGTTCAACGCCTCCGGCGTGGAGGTGGCCGGCAAGCCCGTACAGGTCCGTGGTCAGGTCGTCTCGTCGGGAGACGCGGCGGCCAGGATCGTCGATGGCCGGCTGACCCCGACCCTCTGGAGCCCGTCTTCATCGCTCTGGGGGCGCCTGGTCAACCACCGCGCCGATGCGGCCCTGGTTCCGGATGAGAACTCGTCGTTGGTGCGCACGCCGCTGGTGATCGCCATGCCCGAGCCGATGGCGCGCGCGCTCGGCTGGCCTGACACCCCGCTCGGCTGGCAGGACATCCTCGCCGAGGCCACAGGGGGCCGAGGCTGGGCCGCTCACGGACACCCGGAGTGGGGCCGTTTCAAGTTCGGCCAGACCAACCCGGACTTCTCCACCTCGGGTCTGTCGGCGACCGCCGCCGAGTACCTCGTCGGCGCGCAGAAGTCCGAGGGTCTGACCCTCGCCGACGTCACGCGTCCCAAGGTGCGCAAGTTCGTCTCCGGCATCCAGAGCTCGGTGGTCCACTACGGCGACACGACGCTCTTCTTCGCCGAGCAGCTGAAGACCTACGGCCCGACCTACGTCAGCGCGATCGCCATGGAGGAGGCGACGCTGATCGACTACAACACGCGCCTGGCCTCTGACGGCCAGAAGCTCGTGGCGATCTACCCCAAGGAGGGGACCTTCTGGTCGGACAACCCGCTGATCATCCCCGACGCCCCGTGGGTGGATGAGGAGGAGCGCGAGGGCGCCCGGCTGCTGGTCGAGTTCCTGACCGCGGAGATCGACCCCGGGACCGCGGGGAAGTTCGGCTTCCGCCCCTCGGACCCGGACGTAGCGGCTGTCGCCCCCGTGAGCGCGGCCAACGGTGTGAACCCGGCCGAGCCGACCCGCCTGCTCTCCCTCCCCGAGCCGAAGGTGCTGAGCGCGATCCTCGACGCCTGGCGCGCCGACCGTAAGCCGGCCCGGATCGAGGTCGTCCTCGACATCTCCGGTTCCATGAACGACGGCGGCAAGCTGCGTTCCGCCAAGGAGGGGCTCGTGCGCTTCCTCGAGCTCCTGCAGCCGCGTGATGAGGTGAGCCTCTCGGTCTTCTCCGACCGCCCGACGGTCGTCCAGGAGCCGGTCTCGATGGAGAAGGGGCGCGCAGCCCTGATCAGCCGCATCCGTGCGCTCGGGGCTGACGGGGGCACCGCGGTCTACGACGCGACCGCCGAGGCCGCCACGCGGATCAACGCGACCGCCGACGACTCCCGGATCAGCGCGGTCGTCGTCCTCACCGACGGCGCCGACAACGAGAGCAGCCTCAGCGCCGAGGCCCTCCGCGATCAGCTGTCGGCAGGCACCGGGTCCGAGGGCCGCGGGGTGCGCATCTTCACCATCGCCTACGGCGACGGCGCAGAGAAGGACACGCTCGAGGCGATCGCCAAGGCGGGGGCGGGGCGGGCCTACAGCGGCGACCCAACGACGATCGAGCGGGTCTACATCCAGATCTCGAGCTTCTTCTAA
- a CDS encoding RNA polymerase sigma factor — protein sequence MDGLSPDGRLVTRARDGDARAADELAELHVRAAWRAAYAVTGRRDLADDAVQDGFERAFGALDQFDLSRPFAPWIVRIVVNRALTLVTRPPPSVEFDETVHGVMEDGAEAAREVVDALMRLDPDRRAVVVLRVVVGLSPDETAAALGIPVGTVHSRQHRALADLRRALEVTAG from the coding sequence GTGGATGGTCTCTCGCCTGATGGACGGCTAGTCACCCGTGCACGGGACGGCGACGCCCGGGCCGCTGATGAGCTCGCGGAGCTTCACGTACGGGCCGCGTGGCGGGCCGCTTACGCCGTCACAGGCCGCCGCGACCTCGCCGACGACGCCGTCCAGGACGGCTTCGAGCGCGCCTTCGGGGCCCTTGACCAGTTCGACCTGTCACGACCGTTCGCCCCGTGGATCGTGCGCATCGTGGTGAACCGCGCGCTCACCCTCGTCACGCGCCCCCCGCCGTCGGTCGAGTTCGACGAGACGGTCCACGGCGTCATGGAAGACGGCGCGGAGGCGGCCCGCGAGGTGGTCGACGCGTTGATGCGGCTCGACCCCGACCGGCGGGCCGTCGTGGTGCTCCGCGTGGTGGTCGGCCTGTCCCCCGACGAGACGGCGGCGGCGCTCGGCATCCCCGTCGGCACGGTGCACTCACGTCAGCACCGCGCCCTCGCCGACCTGCGACGCGCCCTGGAGGTAACCGCCGGATGA
- a CDS encoding DUF4190 domain-containing protein, with product MSTDALGSLMSGGGVPAAGTATTDVRPSSGKATAALVLGIVGLLLVPIVCSTLAIIFGALAMGDTSKDPQLQGRGQAIAGLVLGIVGLVAGVLLFMALMGGSDSGSGY from the coding sequence GTGTCAACTGACGCACTCGGCAGCCTCATGTCCGGCGGTGGGGTACCCGCCGCCGGCACCGCAACGACCGATGTCCGGCCCTCGAGTGGGAAGGCGACGGCGGCGCTCGTGCTCGGGATCGTCGGCCTGTTGCTGGTGCCGATCGTCTGCTCGACGCTTGCGATCATCTTCGGGGCACTCGCCATGGGCGACACCTCCAAGGACCCGCAGCTCCAGGGCCGCGGCCAGGCGATCGCCGGCCTGGTGCTCGGCATCGTCGGCCTGGTCGCCGGGGTGCTGCTGTTCATGGCCCTGATGGGCGGCTCGGACTCCGGCTCCGGCTACTAG
- a CDS encoding RNA polymerase sigma factor has protein sequence MVDTADDNERRAFERLWDENHPRVLAYARRRAPTSEADDIAADTFLVAWRRRAQMPQDDEAVPWLYGVARKVAADRRRSGARQERLVDALGAEPGLRADEAADSGLLEALAELGEKDREALLLIAWEGLSSRQAALAMSVSEVAFRVRVHRARRRLASLMEARRAYEERAYRRPGLEGENQ, from the coding sequence ATGGTCGACACCGCCGATGACAACGAGCGCCGCGCCTTCGAGCGCCTCTGGGACGAGAACCACCCAAGGGTCCTCGCCTACGCGCGCCGCCGGGCCCCCACATCCGAGGCGGACGATATCGCCGCCGACACCTTCCTCGTCGCCTGGCGCCGGCGCGCGCAGATGCCCCAGGATGATGAAGCCGTGCCGTGGCTCTACGGGGTCGCCCGCAAAGTCGCCGCGGACAGGCGCCGCTCCGGTGCCCGTCAGGAGCGCCTGGTCGATGCACTCGGCGCCGAACCGGGCCTCCGGGCGGACGAAGCCGCCGACAGCGGCCTGCTCGAGGCCCTCGCCGAGCTTGGGGAGAAGGATCGCGAGGCGCTGCTGCTCATCGCCTGGGAGGGACTCAGCAGCCGCCAGGCCGCCCTCGCCATGTCCGTGTCGGAGGTCGCCTTCCGAGTCCGCGTGCACCGCGCGCGCCGGCGGCTGGCCTCGCTGATGGAGGCCCGTCGCGCCTATGAGGAGCGCGCATACCGCCGCCCCGGCCTTGAGGGGGAGAACCAATGA
- the pnuC gene encoding nicotinamide riboside transporter PnuC yields the protein MTTNALPRPIGWARFTPRPLDYWGALVGALFLIGAYQGWHPFSIVESWGFVTGAGTVWLAAQNRISSWPVGIVNAAFFIVLFYEARLFADMGLQFYFIATCIGGWYLWLRGGERNAGLVVGRAPRMAYPVLAAAFVAAVVVIAMYLTHIGGAAPVPDAAIAAGSVIASFMLMRRWIENWLVWIAVDVLSIGVYMWKDLHLTAFLYLIFLLICVSALRTWRVELRRREEVA from the coding sequence ATGACCACGAACGCACTACCTCGCCCGATCGGATGGGCACGCTTCACGCCACGGCCGCTGGACTACTGGGGCGCGCTCGTCGGCGCGCTCTTCCTGATCGGCGCCTACCAGGGCTGGCATCCCTTCTCGATCGTCGAGTCCTGGGGCTTCGTGACCGGGGCGGGGACGGTCTGGCTCGCCGCCCAGAACCGGATCTCGAGCTGGCCGGTCGGGATCGTCAACGCGGCCTTCTTCATCGTCCTCTTCTACGAGGCGCGGCTGTTTGCTGACATGGGTTTGCAGTTCTACTTCATCGCCACCTGCATCGGGGGTTGGTACCTGTGGCTGCGCGGCGGTGAGCGCAACGCGGGTCTGGTGGTCGGCCGGGCGCCTCGCATGGCCTACCCGGTCCTCGCCGCGGCTTTCGTGGCCGCGGTCGTCGTCATCGCCATGTACCTGACCCACATCGGTGGCGCCGCGCCGGTGCCCGACGCCGCGATCGCCGCCGGCAGCGTCATCGCCAGCTTCATGCTGATGCGCCGCTGGATCGAGAACTGGCTGGTCTGGATCGCCGTGGACGTGCTCAGCATCGGCGTCTACATGTGGAAGGACCTCCACCTGACGGCCTTCCTCTACCTGATCTTCCTGCTGATCTGCGTGTCGGCGCTGCGGACCTGGCGCGTCGAGCTGCGCCGGCGCGAGGAGGTGGCCTGA
- a CDS encoding AAA family ATPase produces MYETGVVVGKFYPFHLGHQLLVRAALEQARRVDVMLCEGPGETADGARRAGWIRRIFSSELAAGRLVVHELVNDLPGAPGPWADRTFEVLGGRHPDAVFSSEDYGHAWAARMGADHVLVDRARREVPVSGTIVRSDPLSHLVMLDPVVRADVVPRVVVLGAESTGTSTLAWDLAAHYRTASVAEYGREHTEATKVSGAEVWTREEFELIARVQAEREDAAAGNADPVLVCDTDPFATGLWFERYFPGERSEVVEAFARDRARGAGAPLGPLGTILTSPRGVELEQDGWREGGRARLAMHDRFRERLGEEGRSFLEVVGSRDERLQQAVAYCDGLIVQAHKPWAEPEPEISLAEWEASLIGA; encoded by the coding sequence ATGTACGAGACCGGGGTCGTCGTCGGCAAGTTCTACCCCTTCCACCTCGGCCACCAGCTGCTGGTCCGGGCGGCGCTCGAGCAGGCCCGGCGGGTCGACGTGATGCTCTGCGAGGGCCCTGGGGAGACCGCCGACGGCGCACGGCGCGCCGGCTGGATCCGACGGATCTTCTCGTCCGAGCTCGCCGCGGGGCGCCTGGTCGTCCATGAACTGGTCAACGACCTGCCCGGGGCTCCCGGACCCTGGGCGGATCGCACCTTCGAGGTCCTCGGCGGCCGCCACCCTGACGCCGTCTTCTCCTCGGAGGACTACGGCCACGCCTGGGCCGCCCGGATGGGCGCGGATCACGTGCTCGTCGACCGTGCGCGCCGGGAGGTCCCGGTCTCGGGGACGATCGTGCGCTCGGACCCGCTGTCGCATCTGGTCATGCTCGATCCGGTCGTGCGCGCTGACGTCGTTCCGCGGGTCGTCGTCCTCGGCGCGGAGAGCACCGGCACGAGCACCCTTGCCTGGGACCTCGCCGCGCACTACCGCACCGCCTCGGTCGCCGAGTACGGCCGCGAGCACACCGAGGCGACCAAGGTCAGCGGGGCGGAGGTCTGGACGCGCGAGGAGTTCGAGCTGATCGCTCGAGTCCAGGCAGAGCGCGAGGACGCGGCGGCAGGCAACGCCGACCCGGTCCTGGTCTGCGACACGGACCCCTTCGCAACGGGGCTCTGGTTCGAGCGGTACTTCCCGGGCGAGCGGTCCGAGGTCGTTGAGGCCTTCGCACGGGACCGGGCGAGGGGTGCCGGCGCGCCTCTCGGGCCCCTCGGCACGATCCTGACGAGCCCTCGGGGCGTCGAGCTCGAGCAGGACGGCTGGCGTGAGGGCGGGCGGGCGCGCCTGGCCATGCACGACCGCTTCCGCGAGCGCCTGGGGGAGGAGGGGCGCTCGTTCCTCGAGGTCGTCGGATCTCGCGACGAGCGGCTCCAGCAGGCGGTCGCCTACTGCGACGGCCTGATCGTCCAGGCCCACAAGCCCTGGGCGGAGCCCGAGCCGGAGATCAGCCTCGCCGAATGGGAGGCATCGTTGATCGGGGCCTAG
- a CDS encoding NAD+ synthase: protein MTDPTVRIALAQLNQTAGDLEGNAARISVAAARAADLGADILLTPELSLTGYPVEDLVLRGAFLEQTERALEAQLSSLPLPTLIGAPLMVGRDLFNCAVLGGPGVPRLSYAKRALPNYAVFDEARWFTPGAGPCIIEIGGMITAISICEDIWHADSPTAADQVAGADLILNISASPYERGKPRQREQMLLTRARDGMGFVAYCNAVGGMDDLVFDGGALVVGPGGEVIARAGSFSEDLICVDLDPGELTRLRRRAPRPRAVAGQTANDVRAAVVPVLAAPAPTRAEAQDTGELPGRSPERIRRDDVAGAGAEDTAQARRLTARRFLARLEPAIAAEPCDDLESVWGALRLGLGDFVDKNGFTGVVLGLSGGIDSALVAALAVEALGPERVLCVSMPSRFNSASTQTDAAQIAANLGCGFREIGIESLRNLVGSILPDTAGVAAENVQARLRGLLLMAISNQEGPLVLACSNKSETAVGYATLYGDTAGGYAPLRDVPKTLVFALSRLVNERAGAQVIPVRVIDRPPSAELADDQRDSDSLPDYPVLDAILDAYVERDLGVDQIVRTGIAPRPVIERVARLVDGAEHKRRQAPLGTRITPKAFGRDRRLPITNRFRETGPACP from the coding sequence GTGACCGACCCGACAGTCCGCATCGCCCTCGCCCAGCTCAATCAGACCGCTGGCGACCTGGAGGGCAACGCCGCGCGGATCAGCGTCGCCGCGGCGCGGGCCGCCGACCTCGGGGCGGACATCCTGCTCACCCCCGAGCTGTCGCTCACGGGCTACCCGGTCGAGGACCTCGTCCTCCGCGGCGCCTTCCTCGAGCAGACCGAGCGGGCCCTCGAGGCGCAGCTCTCATCTCTCCCCCTGCCGACCCTGATCGGTGCGCCGCTGATGGTCGGGCGCGATCTGTTCAACTGCGCGGTCCTCGGTGGTCCGGGTGTCCCTCGGCTGAGCTACGCCAAGCGGGCACTCCCGAACTACGCGGTCTTCGATGAGGCGCGCTGGTTCACCCCGGGCGCCGGCCCGTGCATCATCGAGATCGGCGGGATGATCACCGCGATCAGCATCTGCGAGGACATCTGGCACGCCGACTCGCCGACCGCAGCCGACCAGGTCGCCGGCGCCGACCTCATTCTCAACATCTCGGCCTCGCCCTATGAGCGCGGCAAGCCCCGACAGCGCGAGCAGATGCTGCTCACACGGGCCCGCGACGGCATGGGCTTCGTCGCCTATTGCAACGCGGTCGGCGGGATGGATGATCTGGTCTTCGACGGCGGGGCGCTCGTGGTCGGCCCGGGCGGCGAGGTTATCGCGCGCGCCGGATCGTTCTCAGAGGACCTGATCTGCGTCGATCTGGACCCCGGTGAGCTGACCCGGCTTCGCCGCCGCGCGCCGCGGCCTCGCGCCGTCGCCGGGCAGACGGCGAACGACGTGCGGGCCGCAGTGGTCCCCGTCCTCGCCGCCCCCGCACCGACTCGGGCGGAAGCCCAGGACACCGGTGAGCTCCCCGGCCGGAGCCCCGAGCGCATCCGGCGCGATGACGTCGCGGGCGCCGGCGCGGAAGACACCGCACAGGCCAGGCGGCTCACCGCCCGGCGCTTCCTCGCGCGTCTCGAGCCCGCGATCGCCGCCGAGCCCTGTGATGACCTGGAGAGCGTCTGGGGCGCCCTGAGGCTCGGGCTGGGCGACTTCGTGGACAAGAACGGCTTCACCGGCGTCGTGCTCGGCCTGTCAGGCGGGATCGACTCGGCCCTCGTCGCGGCCCTCGCCGTCGAGGCGCTCGGGCCCGAGCGTGTCCTCTGCGTCTCGATGCCGAGCCGCTTCAACTCCGCGAGCACGCAGACCGACGCCGCCCAGATCGCCGCGAACCTCGGCTGCGGCTTCCGGGAGATCGGCATCGAGAGCCTGCGCAACCTCGTCGGGTCGATCCTCCCTGACACCGCGGGCGTCGCCGCCGAGAACGTCCAGGCGCGGCTGCGCGGCCTGCTCCTGATGGCGATCTCCAACCAGGAGGGCCCCCTCGTCCTCGCCTGCTCGAACAAGTCCGAGACCGCGGTCGGCTACGCCACCCTCTACGGGGACACCGCCGGCGGCTACGCGCCTCTGCGCGATGTCCCGAAGACCCTGGTCTTCGCGCTCTCGCGGCTGGTCAACGAGCGCGCCGGTGCGCAGGTGATCCCGGTCCGGGTGATCGACCGGCCACCCTCGGCCGAGCTCGCGGATGATCAGCGCGACTCGGATTCGCTTCCCGACTACCCGGTCCTCGATGCGATCCTCGACGCCTACGTGGAGCGCGACCTGGGGGTGGATCAGATCGTCCGCACCGGCATCGCCCCCCGGCCGGTCATCGAGCGCGTCGCCCGCCTCGTCGACGGCGCCGAGCACAAGCGCCGCCAGGCGCCCCTCGGTACCAGGATCACCCCCAAGGCCTTCGGCCGGGACCGGCGCCTGCCGATCACCAACCGCTTCCGGGAGACCGGTCCGGCGTGCCCCTGA
- a CDS encoding nicotinate phosphoribosyltransferase: MTTEMTHQHEAPTGGQDRLEALSRAQVEALRRGDYSDVYFNSTKRILERTGHRPRVLMQVFQRHEAVLCGIDEAIRVLREGTGHLDPSGNWVPGFDDLVVRALPEGARIGPWEPVMTIEGDYASFAHLETVYLGLLARRTLIATNTAAVVAAAGAIPVLFFAARFDHHATQEGDGWAAHIGGAAGVSTASQAALFGGAPVGTVPHALIAAYGGDTVAAARAFAEVYAGTGMRLAPLVDFHNDCTRTAVEVADALGSDLWGVRLDTGGQMVDRALVDRMGGFRPTGVCAELVFAVREALDAAGHQRIKILVSGGFDAAKIRSFAARGVPVDAYGVGSSLLRGENDFTADIVRTDGAPSAKVGRAEIPSDRLERVR; the protein is encoded by the coding sequence GTGACCACCGAGATGACGCACCAGCACGAGGCGCCGACTGGCGGTCAGGACCGTCTCGAGGCCCTCAGCCGCGCACAGGTCGAGGCGCTCCGCCGGGGCGACTACTCGGACGTCTACTTCAACTCGACCAAGCGGATCCTCGAGCGGACCGGCCATCGGCCCCGCGTCCTGATGCAGGTCTTCCAGCGCCACGAAGCCGTCCTCTGCGGCATCGACGAGGCCATTCGGGTCCTGCGCGAGGGGACCGGCCACCTCGACCCCTCGGGGAACTGGGTGCCCGGCTTCGATGACCTGGTGGTGCGCGCACTCCCCGAGGGGGCTCGCATCGGCCCCTGGGAGCCTGTGATGACGATCGAGGGCGACTACGCCTCCTTCGCCCACCTGGAGACCGTCTACCTCGGCCTGCTCGCCCGTCGCACCCTGATCGCGACCAACACCGCCGCGGTCGTCGCAGCCGCCGGCGCGATCCCGGTCCTCTTCTTCGCCGCGCGCTTCGATCACCACGCGACCCAGGAGGGCGATGGCTGGGCGGCGCACATCGGCGGCGCGGCGGGGGTCTCGACCGCGTCCCAGGCGGCCCTGTTCGGTGGGGCGCCGGTCGGCACGGTCCCGCACGCCCTGATCGCGGCCTACGGTGGCGACACCGTCGCCGCGGCGCGCGCCTTCGCCGAGGTCTATGCCGGCACCGGCATGCGCCTCGCCCCTCTCGTGGACTTCCACAACGACTGCACCAGGACGGCGGTCGAGGTCGCCGACGCCCTCGGCTCGGATCTCTGGGGCGTGCGGCTCGACACCGGCGGCCAGATGGTCGACCGGGCCCTCGTGGACCGGATGGGCGGCTTCCGCCCGACCGGCGTCTGCGCCGAGCTCGTCTTCGCCGTCCGCGAGGCGCTCGACGCCGCGGGCCACCAGCGCATCAAGATCCTCGTCTCGGGCGGCTTCGACGCCGCGAAGATCCGGAGCTTCGCGGCCCGGGGCGTCCCGGTGGACGCCTACGGAGTCGGCTCCTCGCTGCTGCGCGGCGAGAACGACTTCACCGCCGACATCGTCCGGACCGACGGCGCCCCCTCGGCCAAGGTCGGGCGCGCGGAGATCCCTTCGGATCGCCTGGAGCGGGTCCGATGA
- a CDS encoding cysteine hydrolase family protein → MNSTTILFDIDTQNDFCLPTGALSVSGADVQSVIDAQERLIDWAHRGLRVHVASADDHLVSDEEISDQPDWKTTFPPHCLRTSAGAQKVPWTIQDNPLVLGDGAVEEPRLLEMVRAHREILLLKSRTDVFTNPHTASVLEILDPDRIVVFGVATDICVAAAIAGLRRHIATDICVSPAIGSLRQRTHAEIVLALDACAGLDAARSEALVASWAAAGAIISDSRTITQEGT, encoded by the coding sequence ATGAACTCCACCACGATCCTGTTCGACATCGACACCCAGAACGACTTCTGCCTGCCCACCGGGGCGCTGAGCGTTTCCGGAGCCGATGTCCAGAGCGTCATCGACGCCCAGGAGCGCCTGATCGACTGGGCCCACCGTGGCCTGCGTGTGCACGTGGCGAGCGCCGACGATCACCTGGTCAGCGACGAGGAGATCTCCGACCAGCCCGACTGGAAGACGACCTTCCCGCCGCACTGCCTGCGCACGAGCGCCGGGGCTCAGAAGGTGCCCTGGACCATCCAGGACAACCCGCTGGTGCTCGGCGATGGTGCCGTTGAGGAGCCTCGCCTCCTGGAGATGGTCCGCGCCCACCGCGAGATCCTGCTCCTCAAGAGCCGCACCGACGTCTTCACCAACCCGCACACCGCATCCGTGCTGGAGATCCTCGATCCCGACCGGATCGTCGTCTTCGGTGTCGCCACCGACATCTGTGTCGCCGCGGCGATCGCCGGCCTTCGCCGCCACATCGCCACCGACATCTGCGTCTCCCCGGCGATCGGCAGCCTCCGCCAACGCACCCACGCGGAGATCGTCCTGGCCCTCGACGCCTGCGCCGGCCTCGACGCCGCACGCTCGGAGGCCCTGGTCGCCTCCTGGGCGGCCGCCGGTGCGATCATCTCCGACAGCCGCACGATCACCCAGGAAGGAACATGA
- a CDS encoding NUDIX hydrolase, with translation MSADELDPEDRKFLAGYDPEAYERLSVAVDVALVTVIDGRLRALTVKRPEPPYRGWQALPGGFLGVDESPERAAARVLADKTGLEGVYLEQLYTFGEPGRDPRTRVLSIAHYALVPASRLSKAPGPGSQLAELVVSWEGEEGGPAGVVIDRAPRRLAFDHARILGMVVQRLRGKIAYAPVGYELLGDTFTLRELQEVHEAILGRGMSKPAFRRRMLATGDLTATGEMESDVAYRPAELYRFTGRPG, from the coding sequence ATGAGCGCCGACGAGCTCGACCCCGAGGACCGCAAGTTCCTGGCCGGCTATGACCCGGAGGCCTACGAGAGGCTCTCGGTCGCCGTTGACGTCGCCCTGGTGACGGTCATCGACGGCCGCCTGCGGGCGCTCACGGTCAAGCGGCCCGAGCCGCCCTACCGGGGATGGCAGGCACTGCCGGGCGGCTTCCTCGGCGTCGATGAGTCTCCTGAGCGGGCCGCGGCACGGGTGCTGGCCGACAAGACGGGCCTCGAGGGGGTCTACCTCGAGCAGCTCTACACCTTCGGTGAGCCCGGCCGCGACCCGCGCACCAGGGTGCTCTCGATCGCCCACTACGCGCTCGTCCCGGCCTCTCGCCTGAGCAAGGCCCCCGGCCCTGGCTCACAGCTCGCCGAGCTCGTCGTGTCCTGGGAGGGCGAGGAGGGCGGCCCCGCCGGCGTCGTGATCGACCGAGCCCCCCGGCGCCTCGCCTTCGACCATGCGCGCATCCTCGGGATGGTCGTCCAGCGGCTGCGCGGCAAGATCGCCTACGCGCCCGTCGGCTACGAGCTGCTCGGCGACACCTTCACCCTGCGCGAGCTCCAGGAGGTCCATGAGGCCATCCTCGGGCGCGGGATGTCAAAGCCCGCCTTCCGCCGGCGGATGCTCGCAACCGGGGACCTCACGGCCACGGGGGAGATGGAGAGCGACGTCGCCTACCGGCCGGCTGAGCTCTACCGCTTCACCGGACGCCCCGGATGA
- a CDS encoding NUDIX hydrolase yields the protein MLDPDAAHPYERVAVRSKDVVHVLPLDDQGRTVLVSQHRHPIGAPVLELPAGGIEAGQSPLEAAHRELGEETGQRAGSMVMLGSFLTCPGVMDERAHLFLALDCHPDPDAPPADEHEEIALERVPLSEVLGRLAHSGVSDAKSTLLVLLSQAYLQRQTGFAGS from the coding sequence GTGCTCGATCCCGACGCCGCTCACCCGTATGAGCGGGTCGCCGTCCGCTCGAAGGACGTCGTCCATGTGCTCCCTCTCGATGATCAGGGGCGGACGGTCCTCGTCTCCCAGCATCGCCATCCGATCGGCGCCCCTGTGCTCGAGCTGCCGGCTGGCGGGATCGAGGCCGGTCAGTCGCCGCTCGAGGCCGCGCACCGCGAGCTCGGCGAGGAGACCGGCCAGCGCGCCGGGTCGATGGTGATGCTCGGCAGCTTCCTCACCTGCCCCGGTGTGATGGATGAACGCGCTCACCTGTTCCTGGCGCTCGACTGCCACCCGGACCCCGACGCCCCGCCGGCGGATGAACATGAGGAGATCGCGCTGGAGCGGGTTCCACTCTCTGAGGTGCTCGGTCGTCTCGCTCACAGCGGCGTCTCGGATGCCAAGAGCACCTTGCTTGTGCTGCTCAGTCAGGCGTACCTTCAGCGCCAGACGGGTTTCGCCGGGTCCTGA